DNA from Spartinivicinus poritis:
AACTCAAATATCAAACGATTTCGTACCTTTGTTGTAATGGAGTCTGTTAAGGCTAGTTTAGCAGTGCCGCTTGCCAGTTAATAACATTAGCCTCTCAACAACTATATTTTATCACCCTATATAAAATTTAGATTTTCCTAATATTGCACCGCTTTTGCCTAAGAACTTTCCAATAAAAATTTCACAAACCCTTGGGCAGGTGCATTTAAATAGCTGTTCTCGTTACTAAGCAATGAAAAACGTCGAGTTAAATCTAAGGGTGTTTTTAAAACAACCAATTGTCCTGCCATAACTTCATCTGCTATAGCCAGTTGAGAAAGGCACCCTAGTCCAAGCCCAGCTTTAACTGATTGTTTAATCGCCTCATGGCGCGTTAGTTCCAACCCTAAGATGGCTCGCCCCCCAATTCGCTCAATTGCTGCATCAAACACCGCGCGGGTTCCTGAGCCAGGCTCTCGTAAAATCCATTGCTGCTGTTGTATATCTTCAAGGGTTAATTTACCTTTTTTTGCCAGTGGATGTTCTGGGTGACAAAACACATTCAGTTGATCCTGACGCCAAGGCTTTATAGTGAGATACTGATGAATAGCAGGCCCTTCAATTAAACCAATATGCGCCTGACCTTTATCTAATTTTTCAATCACATCCTGAGTATTGGCTATTTTCAGCTCAGGCTTAACCTGTTTATGAGCATCTATAAATTCAGCGAGTAATTTAGGCATTAAAAACGAGGCAATGGTTTCGCTGGCCACTACCCGTAAAACCCCTGTCATTTCGCTGGTTGGCGCCGTCTGCAGCTCATTAACCATGTCGGTAACTTGGCGAGCTTTGGCTAATACATCCAGCCCTGCATCAGTAATCACGAGTTCCCGCCCTACCCGGCTGAACAATGGATAACCTAACGATAACTCCAGTTCTTTTAGAGACTGGCTGGCAGCAGATTGACTCATGGCCTGCTCATCAGCCGCAGCTGTTAGACGCCCTAACCGAGCAGTCGCTTCAAATAACCGTAGTTGCCTTAATGTAACACTCATTTCTTTTCCTACATCATAAATGTTCGGTTTATCTTATATATTATATTAAAAACATTCATTATTCTTATGTTTACACAAGGCATACAATCATTCGCGAAGGATATAAGCCCAGGTATTTCGATTATTTTGGTTATTATCATCTGTTAGACACACCCAGCCAGTAGCATGATTGAGGTTATTATTATGCCAGTTGCTATTCTACTACCCTTACTAGCTATTGCCGCTATAGGGCTAGCACAAACCAGCTTTTTCAGTCAGCTTGGCTTAAGTGCCCTGCCATTAGCCATTATTTTAGGCACGACCATTAGCCATCTACCCCAGCACCAACCCAACGACCAAGAATTATTATTTATTAAGTTTTGCCAGCAACGACTATTAAGGCTTGGTATTATTTTGTTTGGTTTTAGCTTAAGTTTTCAACAAATTGTTGCCGTTGGTTGGCAGGCACTAGTGTTGGATATTTTTATTATTTTAATTGTTTTTTGTGTTGGCTCATTTATCGGTATCAAACTGTTTAAGCTTCCCCGTGATATGGCTATTTTAACTTCAGTGGGCAGTGCTATTTGTGGTGCTGCTGCTATTCTAGCCACTGAAGCGTCTATTAAAGCTCGTCAACAACATGTCACTATTGCTGTAGCTACTGTCGTTTTATTTGGTACTCTGGCTATGTTCAGTTACCCTTTTATTTATCAGTTTTCAGGCATATCAGAGCAAGCGTTTGGAATTTATATTGGCAGCACAGCCCATGAAGTAGCCCAAGCAATTGCTGCAGGCCAAACCATTAGTCAAAATACCATGCAAACCGCCGTAGTGGTAAAATTAATTCGTGTTATGCTATTGGCACCTTTTATTTTAATGCTAACCATAGTGTTAGGAAAATTAGATAAAACAGCCACAAACGATGAATCAAGCAAAACTAAAATCACCATTCCCTGGTTTGTATTAGGATTTATTGTAACAGCAGGTATAAACTCTTATATTGAAATTCCTCAGCCTGTCCTCAAGACAATCAGCTTCACCAGCCAATTTCTATTAGCCATTGCCATGGCAGCCTTAGGTATACAAACCCATTGGCAAGTAATTAAATCCGTTGGTAGCAAACCCATTCTATTAGCATTCATCTTATTTATACTGTTGTTATTCGGTGGTTTTTACTTAAACTCTTTATTAATTAGTAGCTAACAAATACCAGAATTAATGTAACGCGCCATATAAAAATAAAGGCACAAACATAACTTATTTTACCCTTGTGCCTTTCGATTTATTCAAAGTTTGTCTAAAAACCGTGCACACTTCCTTTTAAAGCTCAATCAACAAAGTACTATGAACAGGTAAAAAAATAACAACTTCCATAGGGACTAAATGGAATGGACACGCTTCCTTCAAAAAACCAGTTCAGCTTCAATTTACGCCATATTTTTATCTTAACGTACTTCATGTTCGCTAATATAATTTCACTTTCATGCGCTGCCGAACCAACAATCAAGTACACCCTCAATTCCGCCAAAGAGCAAGAAAAAAAAGCCCCAGCTAATAGCAAGCCTCCCAAAAAACCCGAAATCACCTTACAGTTAGATAACGCCCCTATCGATATCAACGATCCCTACTCACTTAAAATAGAAAATAAATTTGATAATAGATTCGAAAACAACTTAAAAGAGCCTGGCGTAAAAATCAATTTTACAATTTGGTTTGACTAATTCCATCCCCCTCATGAACAATTTTCAGTGCTAGCTGTTGCCAATTCATCAATTACCCACCTACTTCAATAAATACTAGATTTAGTTATACTCTATAATGGAGATATCAGCAGCTCATTAATAGGTACTATTGAAAACTAATTGCTATTTTTTTGGATCAATTTGGTCATAATCTATGCAATCAGAAAGCCAAAACCCTGATCTTGCTTTTTACCAAAACCTTCCTACGTTCAATACATTTTCAGCCTTCATTAATGCCCAACATTTTGCTCCTGCCCCTGATAACTGGCTAATTGTTATCAGTGACGTGGTTAATTCATCAAAAGCAGTAGCTAACGGACGTTACAAAGAGGTTAACATGATAGGCGCCAGCTGTATTACAAGTATGCGTAATGCTTTGCCCAGCTGTGATTTTCCTTTTGTGTTTGGGGGAGATGGAGCAACAATGTTAATTCCCGCTTTATATAAAGATATTGTCGAACAAACATTAATGGGCACACAACAACTGGCTGAGCAAACATTTCAATTACAGCTAAGAGTAGGCATAGTACCTATATCTAAGGTAAGGAAACAAGGAAAAGAAGTGCTGGTCGCTAAGTTTGAATTAAGCAATGGCAACCAACTGGCTATGTTCAATGGGGGCGGTGTTGAGCTGGCAGACCAGTTAATAAAAGCCGATATTGATACACAACAGTACGCACTTAACCGAACGGCTTCAGTTACAGCGCCAGATCTTACTGGGCTTTCCTGCCGATGGGAGTCATTAAAACCTCGTAATGACCATATGTTGTGTATTTTAGTTCAGCCTTTATCCAGTAATATTGAGCAACGGGAGCAAGTATTTCAAACGGTTATTCCCCGTTTAATGAAGGTTACAGGCCAGGACTTTCAATCAACCAAACCCGTCACTCATGCCAACCTGAAGTTTAAGTGGCCACCTCAAGGTATTATTCTTGAGGCCAAAATAAGCAAAGGCACAAAGCCCTTTTGGCAACGTTATTTATTTTTATTATTTAATAGCTTTATCCAAGCTGTTCTTAATAAATTTAATCTCTCAGCAGGGGCTTATAATGCCCCTGTTTATCGCAACCAGCTCTGTGATAACGCTGACTATCGACGTTTTGATGACTCACTACGCCTAGTGCTTGATTGCACTAATGAA
Protein-coding regions in this window:
- a CDS encoding LysR family transcriptional regulator, whose product is MSVTLRQLRLFEATARLGRLTAAADEQAMSQSAASQSLKELELSLGYPLFSRVGRELVITDAGLDVLAKARQVTDMVNELQTAPTSEMTGVLRVVASETIASFLMPKLLAEFIDAHKQVKPELKIANTQDVIEKLDKGQAHIGLIEGPAIHQYLTIKPWRQDQLNVFCHPEHPLAKKGKLTLEDIQQQQWILREPGSGTRAVFDAAIERIGGRAILGLELTRHEAIKQSVKAGLGLGCLSQLAIADEVMAGQLVVLKTPLDLTRRFSLLSNENSYLNAPAQGFVKFLLESS
- a CDS encoding YeiH family protein, giving the protein MPVAILLPLLAIAAIGLAQTSFFSQLGLSALPLAIILGTTISHLPQHQPNDQELLFIKFCQQRLLRLGIILFGFSLSFQQIVAVGWQALVLDIFIILIVFCVGSFIGIKLFKLPRDMAILTSVGSAICGAAAILATEASIKARQQHVTIAVATVVLFGTLAMFSYPFIYQFSGISEQAFGIYIGSTAHEVAQAIAAGQTISQNTMQTAVVVKLIRVMLLAPFILMLTIVLGKLDKTATNDESSKTKITIPWFVLGFIVTAGINSYIEIPQPVLKTISFTSQFLLAIAMAALGIQTHWQVIKSVGSKPILLAFILFILLLFGGFYLNSLLISS
- a CDS encoding DUF3095 domain-containing protein, with the translated sequence MQSESQNPDLAFYQNLPTFNTFSAFINAQHFAPAPDNWLIVISDVVNSSKAVANGRYKEVNMIGASCITSMRNALPSCDFPFVFGGDGATMLIPALYKDIVEQTLMGTQQLAEQTFQLQLRVGIVPISKVRKQGKEVLVAKFELSNGNQLAMFNGGGVELADQLIKADIDTQQYALNRTASVTAPDLTGLSCRWESLKPRNDHMLCILVQPLSSNIEQREQVFQTVIPRLMKVTGQDFQSTKPVTHANLKFKWPPQGIILEAKISKGTKPFWQRYLFLLFNSFIQAVLNKFNLSAGAYNAPVYRNQLCDNADYRRFDDSLRLVLDCTNEQTAQIKQLLEEQFQQGQLVYGIHQTNQALMTCMVSSLENSQHLHFIDGSGGGFWSASIGLKKQLQTRQPP